The nucleotide window CCTGAAAGTGCGTTGCCGGTGGAGCGACATGGCGTTCGACCAACTGATCCCCGCCGTGCAGGCCAACAAGATCGATGGCGCGCTGGCCTCGATCACGATCACCGACGCACGCAAGGAGCAGGCCGAGTTCTCGGACCGGCTCTACATGAAGATCCCGGCCCTCATCAGCGCCAAGAGCGCCAAGCTGCGACCCACCGCGCCATCGCTCAAGGGCAAGCGCGTGGGCGTGCTGGCCGGTTCAGCCCACGAGGCTTTTGCACTCAAGCAATGGAAGCCAGGGGGCGTCGAGGTGGTGACATTCAAGACGCAGACCGAGATCTATCCGCTGCTCGTGTCCGGCAAGCTGGACGCGACCCTGACCGATACGGTCGAATCCGAGTACGCTTTCATGCGCACGAAAGACGGCGCGGACTTCGTCCAAGCCAACACCGAGCTGGCCATGGAAGGCGTGCTGGTCAGCGGCGCCGGCATTGGCATGAACAAGGCCAATAGCGGACTGCACCAAAGCGTCAACGAAGCGATTCGCGCACTGAAGAAGAATGGCACGCTCACGACGATCATCCGCAAATACGTGAGCTACGACATTCGCGCGCGTTGAACCCTGCCGGGATGATTCTTTGGCGGCAGGGGCGCCATGCCGCGCCCTACTCTGCCGCCCGCTTCAAGCGCTCGCTCTTCCAGTACACGTCATCGCCCACGCTGCCATCCGGCCGGTGACGGTTCAGCACGCGCGACAGCACGAACATCAAATCGCTCAGGCGGTTGAGGTAGCGGCGCGGCGCATCGCGCACGGCCTCGTGCTCGCCCAATGCCACCACCGCGCGCTCGGCCCGGCGCGCGACGGTACGGCAGATGTGGGCCTGGGCGGCGGCGCGGGTGCCTGCCGGCAAAATGAATTCCTGCAGGCGCGGCAGGGCGGCGTTGTGGCGCTCCAGCGCCTCGTCCAGCTGCGCCAGCGCGTCGTCCTTGAGCAATTCAAAGCCCGGGATCGACAGCTCTCCTCCCAGATTGAACAACTGGTGCTGGATGTCGACGAGCAGTTCACGCACATCAACGGGCATGTCCTCGCAAAGCAGCAGGCCGATGTGCGAGTTCAACTCGTCCACGTCGCCCATGGCCATCGGTCGCGCGCTGGCCTTGGAGACACGGGTGTTGTCGCCCAAGCCGGTGGTGCCGTCGTCGCCGGTGCGGGTGGCGATTTGCGTCAGGCGTTTTCCCATGATCGATCTCTCACTTTTTGATAGCTGCTTGCGCTGCACTTGCACCGGCGCGCAGCCCCAGCAGGTAGGAATCGACGCCAAAGCCGCAGATCTGCCCTTGGGCGATGCCGGCGATGTACGAGACGTGGCGGAACGGCTCGCGCGCGTGCACGTTGCTCATGTGCACTTCGACGATGGGGCATTTCAGGATCGCCAGCGCATCGCGGATCGCCACGCTGGTGTGCGTCCACGCGCCGGCGTTGATGACGACCGCATCGACCGCATCGCGGTGCGCCTGGTGGATGCGCTCGCACATGGCGCCTTCGTGGTTGGTCTGAAAGCACTCGACGCCCACGCCCAGTTCAGCGGCCAGCGCGTGCAAGGCCGCGTCGATGTCGGCCAGCGTGGCGGTGCCGTACTGGCCCGGGTCGCGCTGGCCGAACATGTTGAGGTTGACGCCGTGCAAGACGAGGAGGTTCATGGGGGCCTTAAGCGGTATCAAGAGTTTCGTCACACCAGCGGCACCGTGAGGCGCGCCAGCACGTCGCGCGTGTCGGGCCGCACGCCGCGCCACCAGGCGAAGGCTTCAGCGGCCTGCTCGACCAGCATGCCCACGCCATCGGCCATGCGCGAGGCGCCGGCGGCCTGCGCGGCCTTGAGAAAGG belongs to Ottowia testudinis and includes:
- a CDS encoding transporter substrate-binding domain-containing protein, with the translated sequence MFRRFFSATTIALAASLWTAVPAQAQSTPSGARAPALTELHFGTESGYRPYEYKNAEGKLTGLDIDIGEAICAHLKVRCRWSDMAFDQLIPAVQANKIDGALASITITDARKEQAEFSDRLYMKIPALISAKSAKLRPTAPSLKGKRVGVLAGSAHEAFALKQWKPGGVEVVTFKTQTEIYPLLVSGKLDATLTDTVESEYAFMRTKDGADFVQANTELAMEGVLVSGAGIGMNKANSGLHQSVNEAIRALKKNGTLTTIIRKYVSYDIRAR
- a CDS encoding cob(I)yrinic acid a,c-diamide adenosyltransferase, with the protein product MGKRLTQIATRTGDDGTTGLGDNTRVSKASARPMAMGDVDELNSHIGLLLCEDMPVDVRELLVDIQHQLFNLGGELSIPGFELLKDDALAQLDEALERHNAALPRLQEFILPAGTRAAAQAHICRTVARRAERAVVALGEHEAVRDAPRRYLNRLSDLMFVLSRVLNRHRPDGSVGDDVYWKSERLKRAAE
- the aroQ gene encoding type II 3-dehydroquinate dehydratase encodes the protein MNLLVLHGVNLNMFGQRDPGQYGTATLADIDAALHALAAELGVGVECFQTNHEGAMCERIHQAHRDAVDAVVINAGAWTHTSVAIRDALAILKCPIVEVHMSNVHAREPFRHVSYIAGIAQGQICGFGVDSYLLGLRAGASAAQAAIKK